In a genomic window of Paramicrobacterium chengjingii:
- a CDS encoding SDR family NAD(P)-dependent oxidoreductase, translating into MDARALRVLITGASSGIGEAVVKRCRRDGARLVLTGQRGSPPITLGDDELYISGDLSDESFVSDLVDRAIAELGGLDAVLLVHGLQQEGPLTEMPLDDARALLDANVLSVFSVIKHSAAHMSDGGAIVCVASRLGIAGIADQVMYSAAKGGLIMLAKGAAIELAPRNIRVNVAAPGLTVTPVIESWMQKHPDPEQYRAEQAATIPLGRLADPAEVAEAIYFLGSPASSYITGAVLPIDGGYTAA; encoded by the coding sequence ATGGATGCTCGCGCGCTGCGCGTTCTCATCACAGGTGCGTCGAGCGGCATTGGCGAAGCTGTCGTCAAGCGCTGTAGGCGCGATGGGGCGCGACTCGTGCTCACGGGCCAACGCGGTTCTCCCCCCATAACCCTGGGGGATGATGAGTTGTATATTTCCGGCGACCTTTCTGACGAGAGCTTTGTCTCCGACCTGGTCGACCGTGCGATCGCAGAGCTCGGCGGGCTTGACGCGGTGCTGCTCGTGCACGGACTCCAGCAGGAGGGACCTCTCACAGAGATGCCCCTCGATGATGCTCGGGCCTTGCTCGATGCCAACGTCCTCAGCGTATTCAGCGTTATCAAGCACTCAGCTGCACACATGTCAGACGGAGGCGCGATCGTGTGCGTTGCATCTCGCCTCGGCATTGCAGGCATCGCGGATCAGGTGATGTATTCTGCAGCCAAGGGCGGCCTCATCATGCTGGCAAAGGGCGCGGCCATCGAGCTGGCACCTCGCAATATTCGCGTCAATGTCGCTGCTCCAGGGCTAACCGTCACTCCCGTGATCGAATCGTGGATGCAGAAGCATCCAGACCCTGAGCAGTACCGTGCAGAACAAGCTGCGACAATCCCGCTCGGGCGGCTCGCCGATCCTGCGGAGGTCGCAGAAGCGATCTACTTCCTCGGGTCGCCGGCCTCCTCATACATCACCGGTGCGGTGCTGCCGATCGACGGGGGATATACGGCCGCGTGA
- a CDS encoding alanine racemase, giving the protein MHRFSEILAGNDRLQESPAAIVLRDTLSENIARMQRFADSHGKSLRPHVKTHKSIDIGCLQIAAGAHGITAGTVGEAEVFAEAGVTDIFIAYPLWAAGSKAGRLRSLACRTKLSIGVESRDAADTLSEALGELRTEVSLVIEIECGAGRSGVDPRAAGALARYAVDRGFPVPGVYTYPGHGGVPGERRRAARDQEAALTAAVHSIEAKGLSVDLVSAGSTPTAEFSIDRVITEIRPGEYVFNDGDNLRLGACRESDIALFVAATVVSAQEPGRAILDVGSKALGREGDAERGFGTVPGLGHRLHKLNEYHGYLELLADGPQLPVGTMVPVLPNHVCPVVNSFDELTVVMPDGTCEMWPVSARGRLN; this is encoded by the coding sequence ATGCATCGATTCTCCGAGATTCTAGCGGGCAATGATCGTCTGCAGGAGAGCCCGGCCGCCATCGTGTTGCGCGACACGCTGAGCGAGAATATCGCTCGCATGCAGAGGTTCGCCGATTCACACGGCAAAAGCCTTCGCCCCCACGTTAAGACGCACAAAAGCATCGACATCGGATGCCTGCAGATCGCTGCGGGTGCGCACGGAATCACGGCGGGCACTGTCGGCGAAGCCGAAGTATTCGCCGAAGCCGGAGTGACAGACATTTTCATCGCGTACCCGCTCTGGGCTGCAGGTTCCAAGGCCGGGCGGTTGCGCTCGCTCGCGTGCCGAACGAAACTGAGCATCGGTGTGGAGAGCAGAGATGCCGCAGACACGCTCAGCGAAGCTCTCGGGGAGTTGCGCACAGAAGTCTCTCTTGTCATCGAGATCGAATGCGGGGCCGGTCGCTCCGGTGTCGACCCTCGGGCGGCCGGAGCGCTCGCGCGTTACGCTGTCGACCGCGGTTTTCCCGTTCCGGGCGTGTACACATACCCGGGACACGGCGGTGTCCCAGGTGAACGCCGACGGGCCGCTCGAGATCAAGAAGCAGCTCTCACTGCTGCCGTTCACAGCATCGAGGCGAAAGGACTCAGCGTCGATCTCGTTAGCGCGGGATCGACCCCGACCGCTGAATTCTCGATAGATCGCGTGATCACGGAGATCCGACCGGGGGAGTACGTCTTCAACGATGGTGACAACCTCCGGCTTGGTGCCTGCCGCGAATCTGACATCGCTTTGTTCGTCGCAGCGACAGTTGTCAGTGCGCAGGAGCCTGGCCGCGCAATTCTCGATGTGGGATCGAAGGCTCTCGGGCGTGAGGGAGACGCCGAACGCGGCTTCGGAACGGTGCCGGGACTCGGCCACCGTCTGCACAAGCTCAACGAGTATCACGGGTATCTTGAACTGCTGGCTGACGGGCCGCAGCTGCCTGTCGGCACGATGGTGCCGGTACTGCCGAACCACGTTTGCCCCGTCGTGAACAGCTTTGACGAGCTCACCGTAGTGATGCCAGACGGCACGTGCGAGATGTGGCCGGTATCGGCACGCGGACGGCTGAACTGA